In the Fundulus heteroclitus isolate FHET01 unplaced genomic scaffold, MU-UCD_Fhet_4.1 scaffold_51, whole genome shotgun sequence genome, one interval contains:
- the LOC118556121 gene encoding centromere protein F-like, which yields MGLMKKELAAKELVLQKTRDEVTVAHTRMAQDKERASETEHKLKQLQEELKCQRQNAESSRLQHQQRTKELEKAHQRDLAELQKERQRVEKQHQQEVNKLNQELQQARALHNALQAQADKLSLQKQALDKELEALKEKLKWTEGQLKESQKKEAQTQAKLTEAVREAEGVAVNLEQSRKRERALEEEGRRLQEEQADTLRLLKELQEQKAASAPQPATFGPVGPGLASQSPFAQTPRAAAHSRRPAASQAEQNRDGSRAEIAAAYPSGREPGEGIDAEQITLNIANAERSQKAGRGGSDKEREDRRNAPFSTSTDVENAPVGSPKISQENAQLPKTDQPASSEELKRENDLLRSELRDVREELQRRLEDLEAQRRAETEARTRLKQLSRKHSTQAAEREEREKDLKAKLENEKAESERLRRTVAALEAEMKSSREETQEEENSTARNDREVELVELNIQLKHQLATVKAQLALEREEREREEEEEERKRTTNTDADVNTELSLKLAEIMADAEELKHGGGGEEDSAGDEELSTVSSLLSSPEEHALFCESANQRNALLSAETPRILPPSGPTPGQTSEQTGPPSPDLQRDQLASSELRATLEVLQKKCTKESERAKKYKEKFEALQIQVTRQTKELTTAFEKQSQHILGLLAELQEKESALLSQGEELIRCKRELDVLKGENEGAKQTSPTTDEETEKREKFEKAELQIERENEDIAPPPPASDSTVKKGTVHPHVEDCGAEMPRLVDREGAAVTSAGKHQISAESPRDSVCEVEEDPSSRHGEGVDTFTELLALRQENQLLRQRMEESANMDTRDQTSQTDGGDEDTASATCVGDLLTVRKDAATDEPLRTNGTTRRDGEGQDLEREKISSRTEEGSAEETAEIKINHLQQQLEALQGRVRTLTEETRVQAQELTLWRLASQPASAVQQLLSDADGESETLPSPSPSTRQPTEEPAQSRAQTVCSAVQKSQDVVTIIREDEFSLCCSSSNKLQGRMLFSRLQNSSLAEPRGLRSSKKANQEHTQNAARFDQESEKENQPRVESDQSGKLFCRSTRGQIGLLQRNR from the exons ATGGGCCTGATGAAGAAGGAGCTCGCTGCTAAAGAACTGGTCCTGCAGAAAACCCGGGACGAGGTCACTGTGGCGCACACGAGGATGGCCCAGGACAAAGAACGG GCGTCGGAAACGGAGCACAAACTGAAACAACTGCAAGAGGAGCTTAAGTGCCAGAGGCAGAACGCAGAGAGCAGCCGGCTTCAGCACCAGCAGCGCACCAAGGAGCTGGAGAAAGCGCACCAGAGG GATTTAGCCGAGCTTCAGAAGGAGAGGCAGCGTGTGGAGAAGCAGCACCAGCAGGAGGTGAACAAGCTCaaccaggagctgcagcaggccAGGGCGCTCCACAACGCTCTGCAGGCCCAGGCTGACAAG CTGTCCCTGCAGAAGCAGGCGCTGGACAAAGAGCTGGAGGCTCTGAAAGAGAAGCTGAAGTGGACCGAGGGGCAGCTGAAGGAGAGCCAGAAGAAAGAGGCGCAGACCCAAGCCAAACTAACG GAAGCGGTGCGTGAGGCGGAGGGTGTGGCAGTAAATCTGGAGCAAAGCAGGAAGAGAGAGCGAGctctggaggaggaggggaggagacTGCAGGAGGAGCAAGCTGACACCCTGCGTCTCCTCAAAGAACTGCAGG AACAAAAAGCAGCATCTGCTCCTCAGCCCGCCACGTTCGGACCCGTCGGACCGGGTCTCGCCTCTCAGTCTCCCTTTGCTCAGACTCCTCGAGCAGCCGCCCACAGCAGGAGGCCCGCAGCCTCCCAGGCGGAGCAGAACAGGGACGGGAGCAGGGCGGAGATCGCAGCAGCGTATCCTTCTGGCAGGGAGCCTGGAGAGGGAATCGACGCCGAGCAGATCACGCTCAACATCGCCAACGCCGAGCGTTCACAGAAAGCGGGGCGAGGAGGAAGCGATAAGGAGCGAGAGGACAGGAGAAACGCCCCCTTCAGCACATCGACAGATGTTGAAAACGCACCTGTGGGGAGTCCGAAGATTTCTCAGGAAAACGCACAGCTTCCTAAGACCGATCAACCCGCTTCATCTGAGGAGCTCAAGAGGGAGAACGACCTCCTGCGCTCGGAGCTCCGCGATGTCCGCGAAGAACTCCAGAGACGGCTGGAGGACCTGGAGGCGCAGCGACGGGCCGAGACGGAAGCGAGGACGCGTCTCAAGCAGCTCAGCCGCAAGCACTCCACCCAGGCAGcggagagggaggagagggaaaAAGACCTGAAGGCCAAGCTGGAAAACGAGAAGGCCGAGAGCGAGAGGCTGAGGAGGACCGTCGCCGCTCTGGAGGCAGAGAtgaagagcagcagagaggagacgcaggaggaggagaacagtACCGCACGAAACGACAGAGAGGTTGAGCTGGTTGAGCTGAACATCCAGCTGAAACATCAGCTGGCGACGGTGAAAGCTCAGCTGGCCTTAGAGCGAGAGGAGcgggagagggaggaggaggaggaggagaggaagcgaaCGACAAACACAGATGCAGACGTAAACACGGAGCTGAGCCTGAAACTCGCAGAGATCATGGCAGACGCTGAGGAGCTGAAgcacggaggaggaggagaagaagactCGGCAGGAGACGAGGAACTCTCCACGGTCAGCAGCCTCCTGTCTTCACCAGAGGAGCACGCACTCTTCTGCGAGTCCGCCAACCAGCGCAACGCTCTCCTGTCCGCAGAAACGCCGCGCATCCTCCCTCCCAGCGGTCCAACACCCGGACAAACCTCAGAGCAGACGGGGCCTCCTTCCCCAGACCTCCAGCGGGATCAGCTCGCCTCCTCTGAGCTCAGAGCAACACTGGAGGTCCTGCAGAAAAAGTGCACCAAGGAGTCAGAGCGGGCTAAAAAGTACAAAGAGAAATTTGAGGCCCTGCAGATCCAG GTAACTCGTCAGACCAAGGAACTGACCACAGCCTTCGAGAAGCAGAGTCAACACATCTTAGGGCTTCTCGCTGAGCTGCAGGAGAAGGAGAGCGCCCTCTTGAGCCAGGGAGAGGAATTGATCCGATGCAAGCGAGAGTTGGATGTTCTGAAGGGAGAAAACGAGGGAGCGAAACAGACGTCGCCGACGACTGACGAGGAGactgaaaagagagaaaagtttGAGAAAGCAGAACTTCAGATTGAACGAGAGAACGAGGATattgctcctcctcctcccgctTCAGACTCAACTGTTAAAAAAGGTACAGTTCATCCCCACGTTGAGGATTGTGGGGCTGAAATGCCTCGGCTGGTTGATCGCGAAGGTGCTGCAGTAACTTCTGCAGGAAAGCATCAAATCTCTGCAGAGAGTCCACGCGACTCCGTTTGTGAGGTGGAAGAGGATCCGTCCAGCCGACATGGAGAAGGAGTAGACACGTTTACAGAACTGCTTGCTCTGAGACAGGAAAACCAGCTGCTGAGGCAGAGGATGGAGGAGTCGGCCAACATGGACACCAGAGACCAAACGTCGCAGACCGACGGCGGGGATGAAGACACGGCTTCTGCCACGTGCGTTGGCGATCTACTGACGGTACGAAAGGACGCAGCGACAGACGAGCCGCTGCGAACTAACGGGACGACCAGGAGGGATGGTGAAGGTCAGGatttggagagagaaaaaatcaGCAGCAGGACTGAGGAGGGAAGTGCTGAAGAAACGGCTGAGATTAAGATAAaccacctgcagcagcag CTGGAGGCGCTGCAGGGAAGAGTCAGGACTCTCACTGAGGAGACCCGGGTCCAGGCCCAGGAGCTCACGTTATGGAGACTGGCGTCCCAGCCGGCCTCTGCGGTTCAGCAGCTGCTCAGCGACGCAGACGGTGAGAGCGAGACGCTGCCGAGTCCGTCCCCGTCGACCCGGCAGCCGACGGAGGAGCCGGCCCAGAGCCGCGCTCAGACCGTCTGCAGCGCGGTTCAGAAGAGCCAGGATGTCGTTACGATCATCAGGGAGGACGAGTTCtcgctctgctgctcctcctccaacAAACTGCAGGGTCGCATGCTGTTCTCCAG ACTCCAGAACAGCAGCCTTGCTGAACCAAGGGGCCTCCGGTCGTCTAAAAAGGCTAACCAGGAACACACCCAGAACGCTGCCAGGTTTGACCAG GAATCTGAGAAAGAAAACCAGCCGCG GGTCGAGTCCGACCAAAGTGGAAAACTGTTCTGCAGGAGCACGCGAGGCCAAATTGGACTCCTCCAGAGGAACCGGTGA